In Aedes albopictus strain Foshan chromosome 3, AalbF5, whole genome shotgun sequence, the following are encoded in one genomic region:
- the LOC134290389 gene encoding uncharacterized protein K02A2.6-like yields MARSAGNQVHVIENLMVVLLNQSFATFGVPEVIVSDNGTQLSSHEFQAFCTSQGIHHIRAAPYHPQSNGLAERFVDTLKRSLRKIRSGGETLEEALYTFLQVYRTTPTGDLDGRSPAEVMFNRPLRTVSSMLRPIERANTESKGRTKQNAAFNKKHGALQRSFLNGDPVYAQVHRANSWQWEPATVIERIGKVNYNVFLIRSHANQLKTRVPERRTAPADQLTPLSVFFDGFGLAIPTETPPNAIPL; encoded by the coding sequence ATGGCCCGAAGTGCGGGTAACCAAGTCCACGTCATCGAAAACTTGATGGTGGTTTTGCTGAACCAATCATTCGCAACGTTCGGCGTTCCAGAGGTAATCGTATCCGACAACGGCACTCAATTATCGAGCCACGAATTTCAAGCGTTCTGCACCAGTCAAGGCATCCACCATATCCGGGCCGCTCCCTACCATCCCCAATCAAACGGATTAGCGGAAAGATTCGTTGACACGTTGAAGCGAAGCCTGCGGAAAATTCGCTCAGGGGGAGAAACACTTGAGGAAGCACTCTACACTTTCCTTCAAGTCTACCGCACTACACCAACCGGTGACCTGGACGGCAGATCTCCGGCCGAGGTGATGTTCAACCGACCGCTTCGAACAGTGTCGTCTATGCTCCGACCAATCGAACGAGCCAACACCGAGTCCAAAGGCAGGACGAAACAGAACGCCGCTTTCAACAAGAAGCACGGCGCACTCCAGAGAAGTTTCCTGAACGGTGATCCCGTGTATGCCCAGGTACATCGTGCAAATTCCTGGCAGTGGGAACCAGCAACCGTGATCGAGAGGATTGGAAAGGTCAATTACAACGTGTTCCTCATTCGGTCGCACGCCAACCAGCTCAAGACTCGTGTTCCAGAACGCCGTACCGCTCCAGCAGATCAACTGACACCACTTTCTGTATTTTTCGACGGGTTCGGATTGGCTATCCCAACCGAGACTCCACCGAACGCCATCCCACTATAA